The following coding sequences are from one Alosa alosa isolate M-15738 ecotype Scorff River chromosome 13, AALO_Geno_1.1, whole genome shotgun sequence window:
- the LOC125306226 gene encoding 1-phosphatidylinositol phosphodiesterase-like, which yields MNNVIWKVIFVSLLMTFEHMSCSEDQSFNDASVLRLPQSYHIDWMRSIDDNKLISDITIPGTHDTMALHGGPAAECQAWSLADQLRAGIRYLDLRVFAFDHKLYIMHGVIYQHTTFTDVLSTLRDFLKEYRSEAVFVRVKPDGQLFDKDEVEGLVEKLIVGDEDFWVESAIPRMGEVRGKIVLLQKDSFKLGIPILGTDKKGDYEVTHIPEKERMIETHLKEAEGACGGGDYVVLSYSSGTGIGTLEGMFLTPKRVAEKIDPWFYGYLNKLDPEKGSCFGIIAMDFPGLNLIQTVINLNTF from the exons ATGAACAACGTCATTTGGAAGGTTATTTTTGTCTCATTGCTCAT GACATTTGAGCACATGAGCTGCAGTGAAGACCAATCATTTAATGACGCCTCAGTGCTTAGACTACCACAATCATATCACATTGACTGGATGAGATCCATTGATGACAACAAGTTGATCTCTGACATCACCATTCCCGGCACCCATGACACCATGGCCCTTCACGGTGGCCCGGCTGCAGAATGCCAGGCCTGGTCATTGGCAGATCAGCTAAGGGCAGGCATACGCTATCTGGATCTCCGGGTGTTTGCCTTTGACCATAAGCTCTACATCATGCATGGTGTGATTTATCAGCACACTACATTTACTGATGTGCTGAGCACTCTTCGGGACTTTCTAAAGGAGTACAGGAGTGAAGCTGTTTTCGTGAGGGTAAAACCAGATGGCCAACTGTTTGATAAAGATGAGGTTGAGGGGTTGGTTGAAAAGCTCATTGTTGGTGATGAAGATTTCTGGGTTGAGTCAGCTATACCAAGGATGGGTGAGGTTAGAGGCAAGATTGTGTTACTGCAGAAAGACAGCTTTAAGTTAGGTATTCCAATTCTGGGTACTGACAAGAAGGGTGACTACGAGGTTACCCACATTCCTGAGAAAGAGCGTATGATCGAGACACATTTGAAAGAGGCTGAGGGAGCCTGTGGTGGTGGGGATTATGTTGTACTGTCTTACTCCAGTGGGACTGGCATTGGCACACTGGAGGGCATGTTTTTAACGCCAAAAAGAGTAGCTGAGAAAATTGATCCTTGGTTCTATGGCTATCTGAATAAGCTTGACCCAGAAAAGGGATCCTGTTTTGGCATCATTGCCATGGATTTTCCTGGCTTAAACCTCATACAAACTGTGATCAACCTAAATACATTTTAG